From a region of the Desulfatirhabdium butyrativorans DSM 18734 genome:
- the rlmD gene encoding 23S rRNA (uracil(1939)-C(5))-methyltransferase RlmD, translated as MGLRIHDTFDVFIEGMAFGGNGIAHVGGMTVFVEGGIAQDRARIRIVQKKRRYALARVLELIEPSAYRVDPPCAYADRCGGCSLQGMRLDMQRQFKKSHVIESLQHIGRIEEPPVLEPIASPLALGYRNKVEWTCSPLRWVAEGSSGDSALQPAIGFHAPRVFSKVIDMEACLLVPEAGNDIYRAIRSIIFSSDLPVYDQKRHEGFWRFVMLRHSVFEDRWMVNVITSRQENGICTRMAGQLQERFPAIGTIVNNVTAKKAQIAVGEAETVLSGPGYLRERIGELEFRISANSFFQTNTRGAEILYETVAAFADLQGDETVLDLYCGTGAIALYLAKRAKAIVGIELAPSAVADAAANARRNGIENCTFFQGDIRKAYPALPDRPDVIILDPPRSGLHPDIVKHLLQDGPGRIVYVSCNPTTLARDAAMLAGRYALTRVQPIDMFPHTYHIESVAALVRMP; from the coding sequence ATGGGTTTGCGGATTCACGATACGTTTGATGTTTTCATCGAAGGCATGGCTTTTGGCGGAAACGGGATCGCACACGTCGGCGGAATGACGGTGTTTGTGGAAGGCGGCATTGCGCAGGACAGGGCGCGCATCCGGATCGTTCAGAAAAAGAGGCGCTATGCCCTTGCCCGGGTCCTGGAGCTGATCGAACCCTCGGCGTACCGCGTCGATCCGCCCTGCGCCTACGCGGATCGATGCGGCGGCTGCTCCCTGCAGGGCATGCGCCTGGATATGCAGCGGCAATTCAAAAAAAGCCATGTGATCGAATCCCTGCAGCATATCGGAAGGATCGAAGAGCCTCCGGTTCTGGAACCGATCGCCTCCCCGCTTGCGCTGGGTTACCGGAACAAGGTGGAGTGGACCTGCTCGCCGCTTCGCTGGGTGGCGGAGGGTTCCTCCGGCGATTCGGCGCTGCAACCGGCCATCGGGTTTCATGCGCCCCGGGTGTTTTCCAAGGTCATCGACATGGAGGCTTGCCTTCTGGTGCCGGAGGCGGGGAACGACATTTATCGTGCGATCCGCTCCATCATTTTCTCCTCCGATCTGCCCGTATACGACCAGAAACGCCATGAGGGGTTCTGGCGTTTCGTCATGCTGCGGCACTCGGTGTTCGAAGACCGCTGGATGGTCAATGTCATCACCTCCCGCCAGGAAAACGGCATCTGTACGCGCATGGCCGGGCAACTGCAGGAGCGCTTTCCCGCCATCGGGACCATTGTGAACAATGTGACCGCCAAAAAGGCGCAGATCGCTGTAGGAGAGGCTGAAACGGTGCTGAGCGGCCCCGGATACCTGCGGGAGCGGATCGGGGAGCTGGAATTCCGAATCTCGGCCAACTCCTTTTTCCAGACCAATACCCGGGGGGCGGAGATCCTGTACGAAACCGTTGCCGCATTTGCCGATCTGCAGGGGGATGAAACGGTTCTCGATCTGTACTGCGGAACCGGCGCCATCGCCCTGTATCTGGCCAAGAGGGCTAAAGCGATCGTCGGCATCGAGCTGGCGCCCTCAGCCGTGGCGGATGCCGCTGCCAATGCAAGGCGAAACGGCATTGAAAACTGCACGTTTTTTCAGGGGGATATTCGAAAGGCCTACCCGGCCCTGCCGGATCGGCCCGATGTCATCATCCTGGACCCGCCAAGAAGCGGGCTCCATCCGGACATTGTCAAACATCTGCTTCAGGATGGCCCCGGCCGGATCGTCTATGTTTCCTGCAACCCGACCACCCTGGCCCGGGATGCCGCCATGCTGGCCGGGCGCTATGCACTGACCCGCGTTCAGCCCATCGACATGTTTCCGCATACGTACCATATCGAATCTGTGGCAGCCCTGGTTCGGATGCCATAG